From the Dunckerocampus dactyliophorus isolate RoL2022-P2 chromosome 12, RoL_Ddac_1.1, whole genome shotgun sequence genome, one window contains:
- the LOC129190836 gene encoding presenilins-associated rhomboid-like protein, mitochondrial isoform X2 has product MICVDRCRFTGVTNMAWRSYAVLFCRTGEDVLRSVKRGSRWPHSFQQRCGFRKVPRKPEAKKVDEELGPAHLDSSEVASHRQLHSSSPRSFSRLLRPVVFTVGFTGCSFGSAAIWQYESLKSRVQSYFDELRADWLDKVRPQKRGDTRKELNQWWNSLSEGQRTVTAIIAANFLVFCCWRVPSLQRSMIKYFTADPASKTLCLPMVLSTFSHFSFFHMAANMYVLWSFSSSAVSMLGREQFMAVYLSAGVISSFVSYVGKMATGRFGPSLGASGAIMTILAAVCTQMPEAKLAIIFLPMFTFTAGNALKGIIAMDTAGLVLGWKFFDHAAHLGGAMFGIWYIMFGHKLIWKNREPFVKLWHELRTGGGGNGGQRGGSE; this is encoded by the exons AAGAGAGGCAG CCGGTGGCCTCACAGCTTCCAGCAGCGTTGCGGCTTCAGGAAAGTCCCCAGGAAACCGGAAGCCAAAAAAGTAGATGAAGAGCTGGGACCCGCCCACTTGGACTCCTCTGAGGTGGCGTCCCACCGGCAGCTTCATTCCAGCTCGCCGCGGTCCTTCAGCCGCCTTCTCCGCCCCGTGGTCTTCACCGTGGGG TTTACAGGTTGCTCCTTCGGCTCGGCGGCCATCTGGCAGTACGAGTCGCTGAAGTCCCGCGTGCAGAGCTACTTTGACGAGCTGCGAGCGGATTGGCTGGACAAAGTACGGCCGCAGAAGCGAGGAGATACCCGCAAAGAA ctcaACCAATGGTGGAACAGTTTGAGTGAAGGTCAGAGGacagtcacag CGATCATTGCCGCGAACTTCCTTGTGTTCTGTTGTTGGCGTGTGCCGTCACTACAGCGCTCCATGATCAAGTACTTCACCGCTGACCCCGCCtcca AGACACTGTGCTTGCCCATGGTGCTGTCCACCTTCAGCCACTTCTCCTTCTTCCACATGGCTGCCAACATGTACGTCCTGTGGAGCTTCTCCAGCAGCGCCGTCTCTATGCTGGGCCGAGAGCAGTTCATGGCCGTTTACCTGTCTGCAG GTGTTATTTCCTCCTTCGTCAGCTACGTGGGCAAGATGGCCACCGGGAGGTTTGGTCCTTCGCTCGGAGCG TCTGGCGCCATCATGACCATCCTAGCGGCAGTTTGCACCCAAATGCCGGAGGCCAAACTGGCCATCATCTTCCTCCCGATGTTCACCTTCACTGCGGGAAAC GCTCTGAAAGGCATCATCGCCATGGATACGGCCGGGTTGGTTTTGGGGTGGAAGTTTTTTGACCACGCTGCTCATTTAGGAGGAGCAATGTTTGGCAT ctggtACATCATGTTTGGACACAAGCTCATTTGGAAGAACCGCGAGCCTTTTGTCAAGTTATGGCACGAGCTGAGGACAGGCGGCGGAGGCAATGGAGGCCAGCGAGGAGGCTCCGAGTAG
- the LOC129190836 gene encoding presenilins-associated rhomboid-like protein, mitochondrial isoform X1, protein MAWRSYAVLFCRTASFCPTGELQVTITFIRRWPHSFQQRCGFRKVPRKPEAKKVDEELGPAHLDSSEVASHRQLHSSSPRSFSRLLRPVVFTVGFTGCSFGSAAIWQYESLKSRVQSYFDELRADWLDKVRPQKRGDTRKELNQWWNSLSEGQRTVTAIIAANFLVFCCWRVPSLQRSMIKYFTADPASKTLCLPMVLSTFSHFSFFHMAANMYVLWSFSSSAVSMLGREQFMAVYLSAGVISSFVSYVGKMATGRFGPSLGASGAIMTILAAVCTQMPEAKLAIIFLPMFTFTAGNALKGIIAMDTAGLVLGWKFFDHAAHLGGAMFGIWYIMFGHKLIWKNREPFVKLWHELRTGGGGNGGQRGGSE, encoded by the exons CaagtttttgtcccacgggcgagCTACAAGTGACTATCACGTTCATACG CCGGTGGCCTCACAGCTTCCAGCAGCGTTGCGGCTTCAGGAAAGTCCCCAGGAAACCGGAAGCCAAAAAAGTAGATGAAGAGCTGGGACCCGCCCACTTGGACTCCTCTGAGGTGGCGTCCCACCGGCAGCTTCATTCCAGCTCGCCGCGGTCCTTCAGCCGCCTTCTCCGCCCCGTGGTCTTCACCGTGGGG TTTACAGGTTGCTCCTTCGGCTCGGCGGCCATCTGGCAGTACGAGTCGCTGAAGTCCCGCGTGCAGAGCTACTTTGACGAGCTGCGAGCGGATTGGCTGGACAAAGTACGGCCGCAGAAGCGAGGAGATACCCGCAAAGAA ctcaACCAATGGTGGAACAGTTTGAGTGAAGGTCAGAGGacagtcacag CGATCATTGCCGCGAACTTCCTTGTGTTCTGTTGTTGGCGTGTGCCGTCACTACAGCGCTCCATGATCAAGTACTTCACCGCTGACCCCGCCtcca AGACACTGTGCTTGCCCATGGTGCTGTCCACCTTCAGCCACTTCTCCTTCTTCCACATGGCTGCCAACATGTACGTCCTGTGGAGCTTCTCCAGCAGCGCCGTCTCTATGCTGGGCCGAGAGCAGTTCATGGCCGTTTACCTGTCTGCAG GTGTTATTTCCTCCTTCGTCAGCTACGTGGGCAAGATGGCCACCGGGAGGTTTGGTCCTTCGCTCGGAGCG TCTGGCGCCATCATGACCATCCTAGCGGCAGTTTGCACCCAAATGCCGGAGGCCAAACTGGCCATCATCTTCCTCCCGATGTTCACCTTCACTGCGGGAAAC GCTCTGAAAGGCATCATCGCCATGGATACGGCCGGGTTGGTTTTGGGGTGGAAGTTTTTTGACCACGCTGCTCATTTAGGAGGAGCAATGTTTGGCAT ctggtACATCATGTTTGGACACAAGCTCATTTGGAAGAACCGCGAGCCTTTTGTCAAGTTATGGCACGAGCTGAGGACAGGCGGCGGAGGCAATGGAGGCCAGCGAGGAGGCTCCGAGTAG